In one window of Massilibacterium senegalense DNA:
- a CDS encoding O-acetylhomoserine aminocarboxypropyltransferase/cysteine synthase family protein, with amino-acid sequence MTKDTSEYQLETLGVHAGLPKNEGTNAHALPIYLTNAYLFNSADHAANLFSLAEPGNIYTRLMNPTTSAFEERIAAMEGGVAALAVASGSAAITYAILNIAGAGDEIVSSANVYGGTFNLFQHTLPKYGVNTTFVDPTDLEAIKAAITPKTKAIYAETVGNPSLNVLDIEAVAAIAHAAGIPLIIDNTFASPYLCRPIEFGADIVVHSATKWIGGNGTAMGGVIVDGGTFDWHSDKFPGFTEPDSSYNGVVFADLGAPAFVTKIRVQLLRDTGAALSPFNAFLLSLGAETLHVRMKEHVANAQKLVEYLKNHPAVSWVLYPGSEDHPSYELAKKYLPKGAGSVVVFGIKGGRAAGREVINNVNLWSHVANVGDVKSLIIHPASTTHSQLSDEELKEAGVKDDLIRLSVGIENIDDIVNDLEQAIEKATGLKSRA; translated from the coding sequence ATGACAAAAGACACAAGTGAGTATCAATTAGAAACATTAGGTGTACACGCAGGACTGCCGAAAAACGAAGGAACAAACGCACATGCACTCCCAATTTATTTAACCAATGCGTATCTTTTTAATAGTGCCGACCATGCTGCTAATTTATTTTCATTAGCAGAACCAGGAAATATTTATACTCGATTAATGAATCCGACAACAAGTGCTTTTGAAGAAAGAATTGCAGCAATGGAAGGTGGCGTCGCAGCTTTAGCTGTTGCAAGTGGTAGTGCAGCGATTACATATGCCATTTTAAATATTGCAGGTGCAGGCGATGAAATTGTGTCATCTGCTAATGTATACGGTGGAACGTTTAATTTATTCCAACATACATTACCGAAGTATGGAGTAAATACAACATTTGTAGATCCAACTGATTTAGAAGCAATCAAGGCAGCGATTACACCAAAAACGAAAGCAATTTATGCAGAAACAGTTGGGAACCCAAGCTTAAACGTATTAGATATTGAAGCAGTGGCAGCTATTGCACATGCAGCAGGTATTCCGTTAATTATTGATAACACATTTGCTTCTCCGTATTTATGTCGCCCAATTGAATTCGGTGCAGACATTGTTGTTCACTCTGCAACAAAATGGATTGGTGGGAACGGAACAGCAATGGGTGGTGTGATTGTCGATGGTGGAACATTCGATTGGCATTCTGATAAATTCCCAGGTTTTACAGAGCCAGACTCAAGCTATAACGGAGTAGTATTTGCAGATTTAGGCGCACCAGCATTTGTAACAAAAATTCGCGTACAATTACTACGGGATACAGGTGCAGCGTTAAGTCCGTTCAATGCGTTTTTATTATCATTAGGTGCAGAAACATTACACGTTCGGATGAAAGAACATGTTGCTAATGCACAAAAACTAGTAGAATATTTAAAAAATCATCCAGCTGTAAGTTGGGTATTGTATCCTGGCAGTGAGGATCATCCTTCTTATGAATTAGCGAAAAAATATTTACCAAAGGGTGCAGGTTCTGTCGTTGTATTTGGTATTAAAGGTGGGCGTGCGGCTGGACGTGAAGTCATTAATAATGTGAACTTATGGTCACACGTTGCCAACGTTGGGGATGTGAAAAGTTTAATTATTCACCCAGCAAGCACAACGCATTCGCAATTATCCGATGAAGAATTAAAAGAAGCTGGTGTAAAAGACGATTTAATTCGTTTATCTGTCGGAATTGAAAATATTGATGACATTGTGAATGATTTAGAACAAGCAATTGAAAAAGCAACAGGATTGAAAAGTCGCGCTTAA
- a CDS encoding anti-sigma factor domain-containing protein produces the protein MQRGIVVEVKKRNAIILTKDGTIQKIKLAKKHYPIVGEEMLIRPSEPQYKIHYVLFPFLFLFFILTLIEETDAPEFNPIVAYVNFFGPGSVEVGVDENWNVVTLHAYDQIGSEVIRMLPNQPTLDDLSAQFSQYTTDQSNLLIATTMTRQEQEPLLREKLQMIDEREKNMMFTIHSLQKEKRKEAFMEGLSPGKYVVFLESEKYSPIMLGKSQQDDSKKNQNLLRSTQSLKDSLRSNNQFVTTNIE, from the coding sequence GTGCAGCGTGGAATTGTCGTTGAAGTTAAAAAAAGAAATGCGATTATTTTAACGAAAGATGGAACGATTCAAAAAATAAAACTAGCAAAAAAACATTATCCAATTGTCGGAGAAGAAATGCTAATTAGGCCGAGCGAACCTCAATATAAAATACATTACGTGCTTTTTCCGTTTCTTTTTCTATTTTTCATTTTGACTCTTATCGAAGAAACGGATGCGCCGGAATTCAATCCTATCGTCGCGTATGTCAATTTTTTTGGACCGGGAAGTGTAGAAGTAGGAGTCGATGAAAACTGGAATGTCGTCACGTTGCATGCGTACGACCAAATTGGTAGTGAAGTTATTCGAATGTTACCGAATCAACCAACATTAGATGATTTATCGGCGCAATTTTCACAATATACAACGGATCAATCAAATTTGTTAATTGCCACAACAATGACGAGACAAGAGCAAGAGCCGTTGCTACGAGAAAAATTACAAATGATTGATGAGCGAGAAAAAAATATGATGTTTACCATTCATTCTTTGCAAAAAGAGAAACGAAAAGAAGCTTTTATGGAAGGATTATCACCTGGGAAATATGTTGTATTTTTGGAAAGTGAAAAATATTCCCCGATAATGCTCGGGAAATCCCAACAAGACGACAGCAAGAAGAATCAAAATTTGCTACGTTCGACTCAGTCCTTAAAAGATTCTTTACGGTCTAACAATCAATTTGTCACAACCAATATAGAATAG
- the sigI gene encoding RNA polymerase sigma-I factor, producing the protein MMNSREKVIDTTLELEDKVLLIQQGNESLRNEILSEYQPFVKKVTSKVCNQYIDESMDEYSVGLCALNEAIDQYNPHQGSKFLSFSNMVIRRRVIDYIRREQRQKRLFFFVQEDDNEQRMEESYLEQQVALDHYRQHLQIENRVSEINEFRELLKEYNITFDVLSKQCPKHIDARENAKEIARIIVENEEFSNYLQEKKQLPIKALLTKVSCSRKTIERNRKYIIAVALIYLGKFTALQSYIE; encoded by the coding sequence ATGATGAATTCAAGAGAAAAAGTAATAGATACAACGTTAGAATTAGAAGATAAAGTATTGTTGATTCAACAAGGAAACGAATCATTACGAAACGAAATATTATCGGAGTACCAACCATTTGTTAAAAAAGTAACGTCTAAAGTGTGCAACCAATATATTGATGAATCGATGGATGAATATAGTGTTGGATTATGCGCATTAAACGAAGCGATTGATCAATATAATCCGCACCAAGGAAGTAAATTTTTATCTTTTTCCAACATGGTCATTAGAAGACGTGTCATTGATTACATACGACGCGAACAACGACAAAAACGTTTATTCTTTTTTGTCCAAGAAGATGATAATGAACAACGTATGGAAGAAAGTTATTTAGAGCAACAAGTAGCATTAGATCATTATCGTCAACATTTACAAATTGAAAATCGAGTTAGCGAAATTAATGAGTTTCGTGAACTTTTAAAAGAATATAACATTACGTTTGATGTACTAAGTAAACAATGTCCAAAACATATAGATGCGCGTGAAAATGCAAAAGAAATTGCAAGAATTATTGTTGAAAACGAAGAATTTTCGAATTATTTACAAGAAAAAAAACAACTTCCAATAAAAGCTTTATTAACAAAGGTCTCCTGTAGTCGTAAAACGATTGAACGTAATCGAAAGTATATAATAGCGGTTGCTTTAATATACTTAGGGAAATTTACAGCTTTGCAATCGTATATCGAATGA
- a CDS encoding thioredoxin family protein produces MSAFTEQEQVFLYISTPFCGTCQVAQKIMEVVEELMPQLKIRKINANYFPEHMEEWQVESVPCLLRWNNGKIEDKVYAFHSVPHMYEYVGKFVTK; encoded by the coding sequence TTGTCGGCATTTACCGAACAAGAACAAGTCTTTTTGTATATATCCACTCCATTTTGTGGAACGTGTCAAGTCGCACAAAAAATCATGGAAGTGGTCGAAGAATTGATGCCGCAGTTAAAAATAAGAAAGATTAATGCAAATTATTTCCCAGAACATATGGAAGAGTGGCAAGTGGAGAGTGTTCCGTGTTTGTTACGATGGAACAATGGCAAGATAGAAGATAAAGTGTATGCTTTTCATTCCGTTCCACACATGTACGAGTATGTTGGAAAATTTGTGACAAAGTAA
- a CDS encoding toprim domain-containing protein, protein MNLIEKVIIVEGKTDKQKVEKVLLEPVDIRCTYGTIGREYLQELVEEIESLDVYILVDNDYSGDQLRKQLIRELPNATILEVPNIYKEVAMTSTDEIRKLLKEAHFMVKE, encoded by the coding sequence ATGAATCTAATCGAAAAAGTTATTATTGTCGAAGGAAAAACAGATAAACAAAAAGTGGAAAAAGTGCTTTTAGAGCCAGTAGATATTCGGTGCACGTACGGAACGATTGGTAGAGAATATTTACAAGAGTTGGTCGAGGAAATAGAAAGTTTAGATGTCTATATTTTAGTAGATAATGATTATTCCGGGGACCAATTAAGAAAACAACTGATTCGTGAATTGCCTAACGCGACGATTTTAGAAGTGCCTAACATATATAAAGAAGTTGCGATGACATCGACAGATGAAATACGAAAACTATTAAAAGAAGCTCACTTTATGGTGAAGGAATAG
- the gcvH gene encoding glycine cleavage system protein GcvH — protein sequence MSIPNNLRYSKEHEWVKVEDGKVIVGITEFAQSELGDIVFVDLPETDEIIAPNESFGSVESVKTVSELYAPVGGKIVAVNEELEDAPELVNESPYENGWMIEIKADNLTELDALLTAEQYEAFIKGDE from the coding sequence ATGAGTATTCCAAACAATCTACGTTATTCAAAAGAACATGAATGGGTAAAAGTAGAAGATGGCAAAGTAATCGTTGGTATTACTGAATTTGCGCAATCAGAATTAGGGGATATTGTATTTGTCGATTTACCAGAAACAGATGAAATAATTGCCCCTAATGAATCATTTGGAAGTGTAGAGTCTGTGAAAACAGTTTCTGAATTATATGCTCCTGTCGGCGGGAAAATTGTAGCGGTAAATGAAGAATTAGAAGACGCACCAGAATTAGTGAATGAATCTCCATACGAAAATGGTTGGATGATTGAAATCAAAGCAGATAATTTAACAGAACTAGATGCATTATTAACAGCTGAACAATATGAAGCATTTATTAAAGGCGATGAATAA
- a CDS encoding arsenate reductase family protein encodes MALTFYWYPKCGTCRKAKKWFEDHNIDVTPIHIVEETPSRDTIQSLYEKSGLELKKFFNTSGQKYRELGLKDKVKTASEEELLDILASDGMLLKRPIVTDGEKVTVGFKEEMFEEMWTTQS; translated from the coding sequence ATGGCGTTAACATTTTATTGGTACCCTAAATGTGGGACATGTAGAAAAGCGAAAAAGTGGTTTGAAGACCACAACATTGACGTTACCCCGATACATATTGTGGAGGAGACACCTTCACGCGACACTATACAATCATTATATGAAAAAAGCGGATTAGAATTAAAAAAGTTTTTTAACACAAGCGGTCAAAAGTATCGTGAACTAGGATTAAAAGATAAAGTAAAAACAGCATCTGAAGAAGAACTACTCGATATTTTAGCATCAGACGGTATGTTATTAAAACGACCGATTGTGACAGATGGAGAAAAAGTAACAGTTGGTTTTAAAGAAGAGATGTTTGAAGAAATGTGGACAACACAATCGTAA
- a CDS encoding acyl-CoA dehydrogenase family protein, which produces MTKGMGEKVIGGSFVLEDVSKDMVFTPEEFTEEHDMIAKTTEQFVVNKVVPEIEKIEEHQFDISKRLLQEAGELGLLGADVPEEYGGFGLDKISSAVIAEKFSRARSFSVTHGAHTGIGTLPIVFFGTKEQKETYLPQLAIGEKIAAYALTEPGSGSDALGAKTTAVLNEAGTHYVLNGEKQWITNSAFADVFVVYAKVNGEHFTAFIVERDYPGVSTGPEERKMGIKGSSTRTLILQDAMVPKEKVLGEIGKGHLIAFNILNIGRYKLAVGCIGGVKRSIELSSKYANERKQFKTSLANFTLIQEKIANMAIDAYAVESSVYRTVGLIDRNLQSLSDEEKENGLVNAQAIGEYALECSLNKFFASEALDRAVDEAVQIHGGYGFMQEYEVEAMYRDSRINRIFEGTNEINRLLVPSTLLRKAMKGELPLIEKATALQEELMMFVPEEVGEALLAKEKQLVKHAKKIFLLAAGIAVQKYEKKLTGEQELLASIADIVSDLYAMESALIRTEKYPSDMKQWYTEVFVEEAMVRIEANAKKVLVATEQGDMLRMMVAALRRLTRREPVNLVAKKRQIAKVILENESFVV; this is translated from the coding sequence ATGACAAAAGGAATGGGAGAAAAAGTAATCGGTGGAAGCTTTGTGTTAGAAGATGTTTCGAAAGATATGGTATTTACACCGGAAGAATTTACAGAAGAGCATGACATGATTGCGAAAACAACGGAGCAATTTGTTGTAAATAAGGTTGTACCAGAAATAGAGAAAATCGAAGAACACCAATTTGACATTTCTAAACGTTTACTGCAAGAAGCGGGAGAGCTTGGTCTTTTAGGTGCCGACGTTCCAGAAGAGTATGGCGGATTCGGATTAGATAAAATTAGTTCAGCAGTGATTGCGGAAAAATTTTCGCGCGCTCGTTCTTTTTCAGTCACACACGGGGCACATACAGGAATCGGAACATTACCAATTGTCTTTTTTGGTACGAAAGAACAAAAAGAAACATATTTACCGCAACTTGCTATTGGTGAAAAAATAGCTGCTTATGCCTTAACAGAACCTGGATCAGGGTCGGATGCATTAGGGGCAAAAACGACGGCTGTTTTAAATGAGGCAGGGACACATTATGTTTTAAATGGAGAAAAACAGTGGATTACAAACTCCGCTTTTGCTGATGTGTTTGTCGTTTATGCAAAAGTAAATGGCGAACATTTTACAGCATTCATTGTAGAGCGTGATTATCCAGGCGTATCAACAGGTCCAGAAGAAAGGAAAATGGGAATTAAAGGTTCCTCTACTCGGACATTAATTTTACAAGATGCGATGGTACCGAAAGAAAAGGTGCTTGGAGAAATTGGAAAAGGGCATTTGATTGCATTTAACATTTTAAATATCGGCCGTTACAAATTAGCGGTTGGATGTATCGGTGGAGTGAAACGCTCGATTGAACTTTCTAGTAAATACGCGAATGAACGAAAACAGTTTAAAACATCGCTTGCGAATTTTACGTTAATCCAAGAAAAAATCGCTAATATGGCAATCGATGCGTACGCTGTTGAAAGTTCCGTTTATCGTACGGTCGGATTAATTGATCGCAATTTACAATCGTTATCTGATGAGGAAAAAGAAAATGGACTTGTGAATGCACAAGCAATTGGAGAATATGCATTAGAATGTTCGCTTAATAAATTCTTTGCTTCAGAAGCATTAGATCGCGCCGTTGATGAAGCAGTGCAAATTCACGGTGGATATGGTTTTATGCAAGAGTATGAAGTAGAAGCGATGTATCGTGATTCACGGATTAACCGTATTTTCGAAGGAACGAATGAAATCAATCGTTTACTCGTACCGAGCACGCTCCTCAGAAAGGCGATGAAAGGTGAATTACCATTAATTGAAAAAGCGACAGCCTTACAAGAAGAATTAATGATGTTTGTTCCAGAAGAAGTTGGAGAGGCTCTGCTTGCTAAGGAAAAACAACTAGTGAAACATGCGAAAAAAATCTTTTTATTAGCCGCCGGCATTGCCGTACAAAAATACGAGAAAAAATTGACAGGTGAACAAGAATTATTAGCAAGCATCGCAGACATCGTTAGCGATCTTTATGCGATGGAATCAGCACTTATACGAACAGAAAAATATCCATCAGACATGAAACAATGGTATACAGAAGTTTTCGTAGAAGAAGCGATGGTTCGAATCGAAGCAAATGCGAAAAAAGTGTTAGTAGCAACAGAACAAGGCGATATGCTCCGGATGATGGTAGCTGCTTTACGTCGTTTAACAAGGCGCGAACCAGTAAATCTTGTAGCAAAAAAACGCCAAATTGCCAAGGTTATTTTAGAAAACGAATCCTTTGTGGTGTAA
- a CDS encoding acetyl-CoA C-acetyltransferase → MREAVIVSGSRTPVGKAKKGSFASVRPDDLAAITVKETLKRANNYDGPIDDVIIGCAMPEAEQGMNMARNIVALSGLPYTTPAITINRYCSSGLQSIVDATYRIQSGAAKTIIAGGAESMTMVPMGGHVIRPNVRIMEEMPEYYMTMGNTAEQVAREFQVSRQAQDEFAVWSHQKAAKALAEGKFKEEIVPVPVTLYTPNGEKNIEVTTDEGVRPDTTVEGLQKLRPAFHIQGSVTAGNASQMSDGAASVLVMDREVAEAEGLKPLAKLRSFAVAGVRPEIMGIGPVEAIPKALQLASLQLEDIDLIELNEAFASQSVQIMRALQLEEEKLNVNGGAIALGHPLGCTGTKLTVSLIHEMKRRQSQFGIVTMCIGGGMGACGVFELLL, encoded by the coding sequence ATGCGTGAAGCAGTTATTGTATCAGGAAGTAGAACACCTGTTGGAAAAGCAAAAAAAGGATCGTTTGCATCAGTCAGGCCAGATGACTTAGCAGCAATTACAGTAAAAGAAACATTAAAACGAGCAAATAACTACGACGGACCAATTGATGACGTCATTATCGGTTGTGCGATGCCAGAAGCAGAACAAGGAATGAATATGGCGCGAAATATCGTTGCTTTAAGCGGATTGCCATATACGACACCTGCGATTACCATCAATCGTTATTGTTCTTCCGGATTACAATCCATCGTTGATGCGACGTACCGAATTCAATCGGGAGCAGCTAAAACGATTATTGCCGGCGGTGCAGAGTCCATGACGATGGTGCCGATGGGAGGGCATGTCATTCGTCCGAACGTGCGTATTATGGAAGAAATGCCAGAATATTATATGACGATGGGAAATACAGCAGAACAAGTAGCGCGTGAATTCCAAGTGTCAAGGCAAGCACAAGACGAGTTTGCAGTGTGGAGTCATCAAAAAGCAGCAAAAGCACTAGCAGAAGGAAAGTTTAAAGAAGAAATTGTGCCTGTTCCAGTTACACTATATACACCAAATGGCGAAAAAAATATAGAAGTAACGACAGACGAAGGGGTACGACCGGATACAACAGTCGAAGGATTGCAAAAATTGCGCCCAGCCTTTCACATACAAGGAAGTGTAACGGCTGGAAACGCTAGTCAAATGAGCGACGGTGCAGCGAGTGTGTTAGTAATGGACCGGGAAGTAGCGGAAGCTGAAGGATTAAAGCCTCTTGCGAAGTTACGTTCTTTTGCTGTTGCGGGGGTGCGCCCAGAAATAATGGGGATTGGACCAGTAGAAGCAATCCCAAAGGCACTTCAATTAGCAAGTCTGCAATTAGAAGATATCGACTTAATTGAATTAAATGAAGCATTTGCTTCTCAGTCTGTACAAATTATGCGGGCATTACAGTTAGAGGAAGAAAAATTAAATGTAAACGGTGGGGCAATTGCGCTTGGTCATCCATTAGGATGTACAGGAACAAAATTAACTGTGTCACTCATTCATGAAATGAAAAGGAGACAATCGCAATTTGGTATTGTCACAATGTGTATCGGCGGGGGAATGGGCGCTTGCGGTGTGTTTGAATTGTTACTGTAA
- a CDS encoding 3-hydroxyacyl-CoA dehydrogenase/enoyl-CoA hydratase family protein, with product MKAIRKVAVLGSGVMGSGIAAHLANVGIKTLLLDIVPTSLTKEEEAKGLTLADAQVRNRFATTALQKLTKQKPAPLMKQDNIHFITPGNFDDHFDLLKEVDWIIEVVVERLGVKKRVFEHIDRVRTKGTFVSSNTSGISIEKMAEGRSNDFKAHFLGTHFFNPPRYLKLLELIPTKDTKQEVLTYMKQFAENVLGKGVVVAKDTPNFIGNRIGTYGLLATVKEMEKSELTFSEVDALTGPLIGRPKSATFRTLDVVGLDTFIHVANNVKDQVEGEERALFTVPDYMNKMVEKGYLGAKTKKGFFVKEGKEIFQLNPSTLEYEARNKVDASVFQPLKMLPTKQKIKTLAYSTGREGQFIWNVLKATLLYAAEKIEEIADNILAIDQAMKWGFGWNYGPFEIWDIIGLASSVEKMKKEGTSIPNWVEEMLEKGYTQFYQEESGIPSYYDQGAYKLIKTNEKEISLALIKKSVGVLQKNNGASLIDIGDDIALLEFHSKNNAIGLDITSMIQSTLDEVEKNYRGLVIGNQAKNFCVGANLALLLMEAEDDNFFELELVVRQFQEAMMRIKYAEVPVVAAPFQMALGGGCEVCLPATKMQAASETYMGLVEVGVGLIPGGGGNKELYMRELERMPKEVAVPLENITQKAFETIAMAKVSTSADEARDLGYLTVTDSISYNPDHVIYDAKQEVLYLSEQGFKPRIEQEVPVAGAAGYGKLLLGVETMLQSGFISEHDAKIAGKLAYVLSGGKVAAGTKVSEQYLLDLEREAFLSLIGERKTQERMRHMLMKGKPLRN from the coding sequence ATGAAAGCAATTCGTAAAGTCGCTGTGCTAGGATCCGGCGTAATGGGTTCTGGTATTGCAGCACATTTAGCTAATGTAGGAATAAAAACCCTTCTTCTAGACATTGTTCCAACATCATTAACGAAAGAAGAGGAAGCAAAAGGACTGACGTTAGCAGATGCACAAGTACGCAATCGTTTTGCTACGACAGCGTTACAAAAGTTAACGAAACAAAAGCCAGCACCTTTGATGAAACAAGACAACATTCATTTCATAACACCAGGAAATTTTGATGATCATTTTGACCTGTTAAAAGAAGTAGATTGGATTATTGAAGTAGTCGTAGAACGTTTAGGTGTAAAAAAACGTGTATTTGAACATATTGACCGTGTACGGACGAAAGGAACATTTGTTAGTTCTAATACATCCGGTATTTCGATTGAAAAAATGGCAGAAGGTCGTTCCAATGATTTTAAAGCGCACTTTTTAGGGACGCATTTTTTTAATCCACCGCGCTATTTAAAATTGTTAGAACTAATTCCAACAAAAGATACAAAACAAGAAGTGTTAACATACATGAAACAATTTGCAGAAAATGTACTTGGAAAAGGGGTTGTCGTAGCAAAAGATACACCTAATTTTATTGGTAATCGGATTGGCACATACGGATTGTTAGCGACTGTCAAAGAAATGGAGAAAAGTGAGTTGACGTTTAGTGAGGTTGATGCGTTAACAGGACCGCTAATCGGTAGACCAAAAAGTGCTACTTTCCGTACGTTAGACGTTGTTGGTTTGGATACGTTTATTCATGTTGCCAATAATGTGAAAGATCAAGTAGAAGGTGAGGAGCGTGCATTATTTACCGTTCCAGATTATATGAACAAGATGGTTGAAAAAGGCTACTTAGGAGCGAAAACGAAAAAAGGTTTCTTTGTGAAAGAAGGAAAAGAAATTTTTCAATTAAATCCTAGTACGTTGGAATATGAGGCAAGAAATAAAGTCGATGCTTCCGTCTTCCAACCGTTAAAAATGTTACCTACGAAACAAAAAATAAAAACACTCGCATATAGTACAGGGCGGGAAGGGCAATTTATTTGGAATGTGTTAAAAGCAACGTTGCTTTATGCCGCTGAAAAAATAGAAGAGATTGCTGACAATATTTTAGCCATTGATCAAGCGATGAAGTGGGGATTCGGTTGGAATTATGGACCGTTTGAAATTTGGGATATTATCGGTCTTGCATCGTCGGTTGAAAAAATGAAAAAAGAAGGGACGAGCATTCCAAATTGGGTAGAAGAAATGCTCGAAAAAGGGTACACACAATTTTATCAAGAGGAAAGTGGGATTCCTTCCTATTATGACCAAGGTGCATATAAATTAATCAAAACAAATGAAAAAGAAATTTCGTTAGCTTTGATTAAAAAATCAGTAGGCGTCTTACAAAAAAATAATGGTGCATCGTTAATCGATATCGGAGACGATATAGCATTGTTAGAATTTCACTCAAAAAATAATGCCATTGGGTTAGATATTACATCCATGATTCAATCTACTTTAGACGAAGTGGAGAAAAATTACCGCGGATTAGTGATTGGGAACCAAGCAAAAAACTTTTGCGTTGGCGCGAATTTAGCATTGTTATTAATGGAAGCAGAAGATGATAACTTTTTTGAATTAGAATTAGTCGTTCGTCAATTCCAAGAGGCAATGATGCGTATAAAATATGCAGAAGTACCGGTTGTTGCTGCACCGTTTCAAATGGCGTTAGGTGGCGGATGTGAAGTTTGCTTACCGGCAACGAAAATGCAGGCTGCTAGTGAAACGTATATGGGATTAGTTGAAGTGGGAGTAGGGCTTATTCCAGGCGGTGGTGGCAATAAAGAATTGTACATGCGCGAATTAGAACGCATGCCAAAAGAAGTGGCCGTTCCATTAGAAAATATTACACAAAAAGCATTTGAAACGATTGCGATGGCAAAAGTGTCGACATCTGCAGATGAAGCGAGAGATCTAGGCTATTTAACAGTAACCGATTCGATTAGCTATAATCCAGATCATGTTATTTACGATGCGAAACAAGAAGTACTGTATTTATCAGAACAAGGATTTAAACCAAGAATCGAGCAAGAAGTTCCTGTCGCTGGTGCTGCTGGTTACGGGAAGTTATTGCTTGGCGTAGAAACAATGCTCCAAAGTGGCTTTATTTCTGAACACGATGCAAAAATTGCAGGAAAATTAGCGTATGTCCTGAGCGGTGGAAAAGTTGCAGCGGGAACGAAAGTGTCAGAGCAATATTTGTTAGACCTTGAGCGCGAAGCGTTTTTAAGTTTAATTGGCGAAAGAAAAACGCAAGAAAGAATGCGACATATGTTAATGAAAGGCAAACCGTTACGTAATTAA
- a CDS encoding spore coat protein — MNNIRNPELQVPNTPQMNDRDFITDMLSTEKYMTTSYSYAVHEASHTKLYQDILSIYTETQECQRDLYNVMFKKGFYSITPEQPQTLQQTQTQFTTYMNQQFPQHTTH, encoded by the coding sequence ATGAATAATATTCGTAATCCAGAATTACAAGTCCCAAACACACCGCAAATGAACGATCGTGATTTTATTACTGACATGTTATCCACAGAAAAATATATGACAACATCTTATTCTTATGCTGTACACGAAGCGAGCCATACAAAGTTATACCAAGATATATTATCCATTTATACTGAAACACAAGAATGCCAACGAGACTTATACAACGTTATGTTTAAAAAAGGATTTTACAGCATCACACCTGAACAACCACAAACACTCCAACAAACTCAAACACAATTCACCACATACATGAACCAACAATTCCCACAACACACCACACATTAA